A section of the Saccharopolyspora gregorii genome encodes:
- the pafA gene encoding Pup--protein ligase, which produces MQRRIFGIETEFGVTCTFHGQRRLSPDEVARYLFRRVVSWGRSSNVFLRNGARLYLDVGSHPEYATAECDDLTQLVTHDKAGERILEDLLVDAERRLADEGIGGDIFLFKNNTDSAGNSYGCHENYLVGRSGEFSRIADVLLPFLVTRQLICGAGKVLQTPRGAVYCLSQRAEHIWEGVSSATTRSRPIINTRDEPHADAERYRRLHVIVGDSNMSEVTTLLKVGTAHLVLEMIESGVQFRDFSLDNPIRAIREISHDLTGRRTVRLAGGREASALDIQREYHSRAVDHVARRGSDPMSERILDLWGRALDAVESQDYSSIDREVDWAIKLRLLERYRSKHGLELSSPRIAQLDLAYHDIRRGRGLFDMLQRKDLVDRATEDGEIEAAKDTPPQSTRAKLRGDFIAAAQAAGRDFTVDWVHLKLNDQAQRTVLCKDPFRAVDERVERLIGSL; this is translated from the coding sequence ATGCAGCGGCGGATCTTCGGCATCGAAACCGAGTTCGGGGTCACCTGCACGTTCCACGGGCAGCGTCGGCTCTCCCCGGACGAGGTGGCCAGGTACCTGTTCCGGCGGGTCGTGTCGTGGGGACGTTCCTCGAACGTGTTCCTGCGCAACGGCGCCCGCCTCTACCTCGACGTCGGCTCGCACCCGGAGTACGCCACCGCCGAGTGCGACGACCTGACCCAGCTGGTCACCCACGACAAGGCGGGGGAGCGGATCCTGGAGGACCTGCTCGTCGACGCCGAACGCCGCCTGGCCGACGAGGGCATCGGCGGGGACATCTTCCTGTTCAAGAACAACACCGACTCGGCGGGCAACTCCTACGGCTGCCACGAGAACTACCTGGTCGGGCGGTCCGGCGAGTTCTCCCGGATCGCGGACGTGCTGCTGCCGTTCCTGGTGACCAGGCAGCTGATCTGCGGGGCGGGCAAGGTGCTGCAGACCCCGCGCGGCGCGGTGTACTGCCTGTCGCAGCGCGCCGAGCACATCTGGGAGGGCGTCTCCAGCGCCACCACCCGGTCCCGGCCGATCATCAACACCCGGGACGAGCCGCACGCGGACGCCGAGCGCTACCGCAGGCTGCACGTGATCGTCGGCGACTCGAACATGTCCGAGGTGACGACGCTGCTCAAGGTGGGCACCGCGCACCTGGTGCTGGAGATGATCGAGAGCGGCGTGCAGTTCCGCGACTTCAGCCTGGACAACCCGATCCGCGCGATCCGCGAGATCAGCCACGACCTCACCGGCAGGCGGACGGTCCGGCTGGCCGGCGGGCGGGAGGCCTCGGCGCTGGACATCCAGCGCGAGTACCACAGCCGGGCGGTGGACCACGTGGCCCGCCGCGGCTCCGACCCGATGTCCGAGCGGATCCTGGACCTGTGGGGCCGGGCGCTGGACGCGGTGGAGTCGCAGGACTACTCGTCGATCGACCGCGAGGTGGACTGGGCGATCAAGCTGCGGCTGCTGGAGCGCTACCGCAGCAAGCACGGGCTGGAGCTGTCCAGCCCCCGCATCGCGCAGCTCGACCTCGCCTACCACGACATCCGGCGCGGCCGGGGGCTGTTCGACATGCTGCAGCGCAAGGACCTGGTCGACCGCGCCACCGAGGACGGGGAGATCGAGGCCGCGAAGGACACCCCGCCGCAGAGCACCCGGGCGAAGCTGCGCGGGGACTTCATCGCCGCCGCGCAGGCGGCCGGGCGCGACTTCACCGTCGACTGGGTGCACCTGAAGCTGAACGACCAGGCGCAGCGCACCGTGCTGTGCAAGGACCCGTTCCGCGCGGTGGACGAGCGGGTGGAGCGGCTGATCGGGTCGTTGTAG
- a CDS encoding VOC family protein: MITQPKFAVLHVVDQGRAVEFFAGTLGFEVLTDAPYGDGDRWIEVRPPGARTYLVLAAGDPELAARIRERRGPMSTVWFDSDDLDATFAELSAKGVSFPVEPQAAPWDPGGTTRWAQFADPEGNLYGVSAQD; encoded by the coding sequence ATGATCACTCAGCCGAAGTTCGCCGTGCTCCACGTCGTCGACCAGGGGCGCGCGGTGGAGTTCTTCGCCGGAACCCTCGGGTTCGAGGTGCTCACCGATGCGCCGTACGGCGACGGCGACCGGTGGATCGAGGTGCGACCACCGGGTGCGCGGACGTACCTGGTGCTCGCCGCCGGAGATCCGGAGCTCGCCGCCCGCATCCGGGAGCGGCGCGGGCCGATGAGCACGGTGTGGTTCGACTCGGACGATCTCGACGCGACCTTCGCCGAGCTCAGCGCGAAGGGCGTGTCGTTTCCGGTCGAGCCGCAGGCCGCGCCGTGGGACCCCGGCGGGACCACGCGGTGGGCGCAGTTCGCGGATCCGGAGGGGAACCTGTACGGGGTCAGCGCGCAGGACTAG
- a CDS encoding SDR family oxidoreductase — translation MPAPADAPGPVLLITGASRGIGAATARAAARAGHRLALLSRSADALAELVRELDASATPAGESRTLAVPCDVTDWDDLSTAVARVEQHFGRLDAAFANAGRSVATSFLGTDGADPADWRDMVLTNVHGTALTARATLPALVRTRGHLLLTGSAAGRGIRPGNLYSATKWAVTGMAQNIRAECVGTGVRVTLLQPGLVETGMNTPEQADRPKLRAADVAEAALYALAQPATVDVNELLIRPTGQHPLR, via the coding sequence ATGCCAGCGCCCGCCGACGCCCCCGGTCCGGTCCTGCTCATCACCGGCGCCTCCCGCGGGATCGGCGCCGCCACCGCGCGAGCCGCGGCCCGCGCCGGCCACCGGCTCGCCCTGCTCTCCCGATCAGCGGACGCGCTGGCCGAGCTGGTCCGCGAACTGGACGCATCCGCGACCCCGGCCGGGGAGTCCCGCACGCTCGCCGTGCCCTGCGACGTCACCGACTGGGACGACCTCAGCACCGCAGTGGCGCGGGTCGAGCAGCACTTCGGCAGGCTCGACGCCGCGTTCGCCAACGCGGGCCGCAGCGTCGCGACCTCCTTCCTCGGCACCGACGGTGCGGACCCCGCGGACTGGCGGGACATGGTGCTCACCAACGTCCACGGCACCGCCCTCACCGCACGGGCCACGCTCCCCGCGCTGGTGCGCACCCGCGGCCACCTGCTGCTGACCGGATCCGCGGCGGGACGCGGCATCCGGCCGGGAAACCTCTACTCCGCCACGAAGTGGGCGGTGACCGGCATGGCGCAGAACATCCGCGCGGAGTGCGTCGGCACCGGTGTCCGCGTCACCCTGCTGCAGCCGGGCCTGGTCGAGACCGGGATGAACACCCCCGAGCAGGCCGACCGGCCGAAGCTGCGCGCGGCCGACGTCGCCGAAGCGGCGCTCTACGCGCTGGCCCAGCCCGCCACCGTCGACGTCAACGAACTGCTCATCCGCCCCACTGGCCAGCACCCGCTGCGCTGA
- a CDS encoding helix-turn-helix transcriptional regulator translates to MATARAERLVNLVLCLLSTRQYLTAERIRGIVPGYTDAPNDEAFFRTFERDKSELRDLGVPLETGRNSAFDAADGYRIARRDYELGDIGLEPDEAAAVALALRLWDSPELTGAARGALLKLRAAGVDVDDRAAGTIEPKVRTSEPAFPALLAAVQAGRVVTFDYRRPNEVRAQQRTVEPWGVVAWRGRWYLVGHDRDRRAPRCFRLSRVQGEPKAQGRAGAVTRPPDVDLLTMVAGEQREAPPSTPVRLWAVPGRAQGLRRRASVVDSMRLDGIEGDVLELELSYPDSAASWIAGYGPDVVVLEPDVLRKSVHEAHLGAAAAAGARGDEAGEVRG, encoded by the coding sequence GTGGCCACTGCGCGTGCTGAACGCTTGGTGAACCTGGTGCTGTGCCTTCTTTCGACGCGCCAGTACCTGACGGCGGAGCGAATCAGGGGGATTGTTCCGGGTTACACCGACGCGCCCAATGACGAGGCGTTCTTCCGGACCTTCGAGCGCGACAAGTCCGAGTTGCGGGACCTGGGCGTGCCGTTGGAGACCGGCCGGAACTCGGCGTTCGACGCCGCCGACGGCTACCGGATCGCCCGGCGGGACTACGAACTCGGCGACATCGGGTTGGAACCGGACGAGGCGGCGGCGGTGGCGCTGGCGCTGCGGCTCTGGGACTCGCCGGAGCTCACCGGTGCGGCGCGGGGCGCGCTGCTGAAGCTGCGAGCCGCCGGGGTGGACGTCGACGACCGGGCCGCGGGCACCATCGAACCGAAGGTGCGCACCAGCGAGCCCGCGTTCCCCGCGCTGCTGGCCGCCGTGCAGGCCGGCCGGGTGGTCACCTTCGACTACCGGCGGCCGAACGAGGTCCGGGCGCAGCAGCGCACCGTCGAGCCGTGGGGAGTGGTGGCCTGGCGAGGGCGCTGGTACCTGGTCGGGCACGACCGGGATCGGCGGGCGCCGCGCTGCTTCCGGCTGTCCCGCGTGCAGGGCGAACCGAAGGCGCAGGGCCGGGCGGGTGCGGTCACCAGGCCGCCGGACGTGGACCTGCTGACGATGGTCGCCGGGGAGCAGCGCGAAGCGCCGCCGAGCACGCCGGTGCGGTTGTGGGCCGTGCCGGGGCGGGCCCAGGGCCTGCGCCGCCGGGCGTCGGTGGTGGACTCGATGCGGCTGGACGGGATCGAGGGGGACGTGCTGGAGCTGGAGCTGTCGTACCCGGACTCGGCGGCCTCCTGGATCGCGGGGTACGGGCCGGACGTGGTGGTGCTGGAGCCGGACGTGCTGCGCAAGTCGGTGCACGAAGCGCACTTGGGGGCCGCGGCAGCCGCCGGAGCCCGCGGCGACGAGGCGGGGGAGGTGCGGGGATGA
- a CDS encoding helix-turn-helix transcriptional regulator has protein sequence MTAGATQRLPRLLALVPYLLSRPGIPVADAAADFGVGEQQLRRDLELLWMCGLPGYGPGDLIDLSFESETITVTYDAGMRRPLRMTASEATSLLVALRALADTPGIADTEAVQRALSKVEEAVGQAGPTGVVVGLTGREGPIAPGVQEAVQHAATEHRALWMRYYTASRDEISERTVDPMRLVIVDGRSYLEAWCRSAVAVRRFRLDRIDAADVLDEPARPPRDAEPTDFSAGLFRPMPDQPSALLELDRDARWVSEYYPVDELTELPEGRIRVRMRYSDRSWMVRLVLGLGGQGRVVEPSDLAEDVRGRAEAALARVRHLPSA, from the coding sequence ATGACGGCCGGGGCGACGCAGCGGCTGCCACGGCTGCTGGCACTGGTGCCGTACCTGCTGAGCAGGCCGGGCATCCCGGTGGCCGACGCGGCGGCGGACTTCGGCGTCGGGGAGCAGCAGCTGCGGCGGGACCTGGAACTGCTGTGGATGTGCGGCCTCCCCGGCTACGGGCCGGGCGACCTGATCGACCTGTCCTTCGAGAGCGAGACCATCACCGTCACCTACGACGCGGGGATGCGCCGCCCGCTGCGGATGACGGCCTCGGAGGCGACCTCGCTGCTGGTGGCGCTGCGCGCACTCGCCGACACGCCCGGCATCGCCGACACCGAGGCGGTGCAGCGCGCGTTGTCGAAGGTGGAGGAGGCCGTCGGCCAGGCAGGCCCGACCGGGGTCGTGGTCGGGCTCACCGGGCGGGAGGGCCCCATCGCGCCAGGTGTGCAGGAAGCCGTGCAGCACGCCGCGACCGAGCACCGCGCGCTGTGGATGCGGTACTACACGGCGTCCCGGGACGAGATCAGCGAACGCACCGTGGACCCGATGCGGCTGGTGATCGTCGACGGCCGCAGCTACCTGGAGGCGTGGTGCCGCTCGGCCGTGGCGGTCCGCCGATTCCGGCTGGACCGCATCGACGCGGCCGACGTGCTCGACGAACCGGCCCGGCCGCCGCGGGACGCCGAACCCACCGACTTCTCCGCCGGGCTGTTCCGGCCGATGCCGGACCAGCCGAGCGCGCTGCTGGAGCTGGACCGGGACGCCCGCTGGGTCAGCGAGTACTACCCGGTGGACGAGCTCACCGAGCTGCCGGAGGGGCGGATCCGGGTGCGGATGCGGTACTCGGACCGCTCGTGGATGGTGCGGCTCGTGCTCGGGCTGGGCGGCCAGGGCCGCGTGGTGGAGCCGAGCGACCTGGCCGAGGACGTGCGCGGGCGGGCGGAAGCGGCGCTGGCGCGGGTGCGGCACCTGCCCTCGGCCTGA
- a CDS encoding bacteriophage holin, with protein MPYVWSLVLFVVGVLLLLALLIRFFVLLRRVRAVQREVTADVSNRSGLLKARVAGLQVALAERRKGAT; from the coding sequence GTGCCGTACGTGTGGAGTCTTGTGCTGTTCGTGGTGGGAGTGCTGCTCCTGCTCGCCCTGCTGATCAGGTTCTTCGTGCTGCTGCGCAGGGTGCGCGCGGTGCAACGCGAGGTCACCGCGGACGTGTCGAACCGCTCGGGTCTGCTGAAAGCACGAGTCGCGGGACTCCAGGTGGCGCTCGCAGAGCGGCGTAAAGGTGCCACGTGA
- the tatA gene encoding Sec-independent protein translocase subunit TatA, which yields MGLPGGWELVLIVAVLVLLFGATKLPQMARSLGQSARVFKAEARGMKEDEAAAKREKETASEPQQLTAGEPSAPVTATNAEEPQRNQNKN from the coding sequence ATGGGTTTGCCAGGTGGGTGGGAACTCGTACTCATCGTCGCTGTGCTGGTGTTGCTGTTCGGTGCCACCAAGCTGCCGCAGATGGCGCGTTCGCTCGGCCAGTCCGCGCGCGTGTTCAAGGCCGAGGCGCGCGGCATGAAGGAAGACGAAGCCGCTGCCAAGCGGGAGAAGGAAACCGCCTCCGAGCCGCAGCAGCTCACCGCCGGTGAGCCGAGCGCGCCGGTGACCGCGACCAACGCGGAAGAGCCGCAGCGCAACCAGAACAAGAACTGA
- the tatC gene encoding twin-arginine translocase subunit TatC, whose product MTLIDHLYELRYRLGWAAFGILVGAILGFIWFSHEIFGLPKLSDILIHPYCQLPASVRFSPNGECQLLQTKAFEVFMLQLKVGIAVGSLLFSPLWLYQLWAFITPGLHANERKFARTFVSIASLLFVAGGVLAYFVVPEGLAFMTGFGGGAFFTALTGGEYINFVLLMLLMFGISFEMPLVLVMLNRAGVVSYAKLKSWWRGIVFGLFVLAAVATPGQDPFSMLALAACLVVLFVIALVICRAQDRSKARKLAGQGMDGVGLDEASKIDHRPSKLDTTPSQAPAGGNDDAT is encoded by the coding sequence ATGACCCTCATCGATCACCTCTACGAACTGAGGTATCGGCTCGGTTGGGCGGCCTTCGGCATTCTGGTCGGCGCGATCCTCGGCTTCATCTGGTTCTCGCACGAGATCTTCGGACTGCCGAAGCTCAGCGACATCCTGATCCACCCGTACTGCCAGCTGCCGGCCAGCGTGCGCTTCAGCCCGAACGGCGAGTGCCAGCTGCTGCAGACGAAGGCGTTCGAAGTCTTCATGCTGCAGCTGAAGGTGGGCATCGCGGTGGGTTCGCTGCTGTTCAGCCCGCTGTGGCTGTACCAGCTGTGGGCGTTCATCACGCCGGGCCTGCACGCGAACGAGCGCAAGTTCGCCCGCACGTTCGTGAGCATCGCCAGCCTGCTGTTCGTCGCGGGCGGCGTGCTGGCCTACTTCGTGGTGCCCGAGGGCCTGGCCTTCATGACCGGCTTCGGCGGGGGCGCGTTCTTCACCGCGCTGACCGGTGGCGAGTACATCAACTTCGTGCTGCTGATGCTGCTGATGTTCGGCATCAGCTTCGAGATGCCGCTGGTGCTGGTGATGCTGAACCGGGCCGGTGTGGTCAGCTACGCGAAGCTGAAGAGCTGGTGGCGGGGCATCGTGTTCGGCCTGTTCGTGCTGGCGGCCGTCGCCACCCCGGGCCAGGACCCGTTCTCGATGCTGGCGCTGGCCGCGTGCCTGGTGGTGCTGTTCGTGATCGCGCTGGTGATCTGCCGGGCGCAGGACCGGTCGAAGGCGCGGAAGCTCGCCGGGCAGGGCATGGACGGTGTCGGCCTGGACGAGGCGTCGAAGATCGACCACCGCCCGTCGAAGCTGGACACCACGCCGTCGCAGGCGCCGGCCGGCGGCAACGACGACGCCACGTAG
- a CDS encoding discoidin domain-containing protein — protein MQPAKPIAPRPEQQAVQPTPVTEDGPPCPSCGTPNPTTRRFCVRCATALNPDPDERPTKIRWRKRPDRGRLRWLWRRLAILGTVLAVVLGGYLLWPFGTWLVQDVLDKTLEKEQITPSKTTASIELPGHPAGFATDGITNQYWGTPGPGEWIEFEFERPRRLLGTVITVGPSTDVKKFPTEAHPSLVEITTTDSRGRTETRQQALPSTTEATPVEIRRSDVVRIRLKVLEARGLTAGKHVALAEVEFFVRK, from the coding sequence GTGCAACCGGCGAAACCCATCGCACCCCGCCCCGAACAGCAGGCCGTCCAGCCCACGCCCGTCACCGAGGACGGACCGCCCTGCCCGTCCTGCGGAACCCCGAACCCGACCACCCGGCGGTTCTGCGTCCGCTGCGCGACCGCGCTCAACCCCGACCCCGACGAACGGCCCACGAAGATCCGGTGGCGGAAGCGGCCGGACCGCGGACGGCTCCGCTGGCTCTGGCGCAGGCTCGCGATCCTCGGCACCGTGCTCGCCGTCGTCCTCGGCGGCTACCTGCTGTGGCCGTTCGGCACGTGGCTCGTGCAGGACGTGCTGGACAAGACGCTGGAGAAGGAGCAGATCACCCCGTCCAAGACCACGGCCAGCATCGAACTCCCCGGCCACCCCGCCGGGTTCGCCACCGACGGCATCACGAACCAGTACTGGGGCACGCCCGGCCCGGGCGAATGGATCGAGTTCGAGTTCGAGCGGCCGAGGCGCCTGCTCGGGACGGTCATCACCGTCGGACCGTCCACGGACGTCAAGAAGTTCCCGACCGAGGCCCACCCGTCCCTGGTCGAGATCACCACCACCGACTCGCGCGGCCGGACCGAGACCCGGCAGCAAGCCCTCCCCAGCACCACGGAGGCGACGCCCGTCGAGATCCGCCGCAGCGACGTCGTCCGGATCCGCCTGAAGGTCCTGGAAGCCCGGGGGCTCACCGCGGGCAAGCACGTCGCGCTGGCCGAGGTCGAGTTCTTCGTCCGGAAATGA
- a CDS encoding phage tail protein, with amino-acid sequence MTRRAGIPGLRSRYPMGEQLPGMYADDHLAQQFTAGLDDVLAPILSTLDNLAHYFDPALAPEDFVAWLGTWVATELDPDWPLELRRAVVARAVELHRWKGTARGLAHRLWLCLGVHSRILDGPGATWSTRPGNTLGGEPNSTVRVQVWPGRAAVDHAQVTALVDSVSPIHLTCTVEVLPGPPPREQGQR; translated from the coding sequence GTGACGCGGCGGGCGGGGATCCCCGGACTGCGCAGCCGCTACCCGATGGGGGAACAGCTGCCCGGGATGTACGCGGACGACCACCTCGCGCAGCAGTTCACCGCCGGCCTCGACGACGTGCTCGCCCCGATCCTGTCCACTTTGGACAACCTGGCGCACTACTTCGACCCGGCGCTGGCACCGGAGGACTTCGTGGCCTGGCTCGGCACCTGGGTCGCCACCGAACTCGACCCGGACTGGCCGTTGGAGCTGCGCCGCGCCGTCGTCGCCCGCGCCGTCGAACTGCACCGCTGGAAGGGCACCGCGCGCGGGCTCGCCCACCGGCTCTGGCTGTGCCTCGGCGTGCACTCCCGCATCCTCGACGGACCCGGCGCCACCTGGTCCACCCGGCCGGGCAACACCCTCGGCGGCGAACCGAACAGCACCGTGCGCGTGCAGGTGTGGCCCGGCCGCGCCGCCGTGGACCACGCCCAGGTCACCGCGCTCGTCGACTCCGTCAGCCCGATCCACCTCACCTGCACCGTCGAGGTCCTGCCCGGACCACCACCGCGCGAACAGGGGCAACGCTGA
- a CDS encoding putative baseplate assembly protein, which yields MAIPTPNLDDRRFQQLVDEAKRYVQQRAPEWTDHNVSDPGVTLIETFAHMVDQLVYRLNRVPEKNYLAFLDLMGVRLFPPTAARGDVTFWLSTAQPDTVLLPRGTEVATAHSEADREVVFATEHELPIVPCELRTLVTISATGTIEDRTADLAAAEDVPCFQTEPAVGDAMLFGLSGAVPRCVIAVELDSRVEGIGVDPRQPPLVWEAWDGTRWAECEAFEDTTGGLNKPGEVLLQIGPGHTPSTVAGVRAGWLRCRVTAPVPDQPFYSESPTVRVAEVSTVGGTTGVEHAEAHTDVPLGESAGVPGQRFTADVAPVLTDGDPVVVQVSTEDGWEDWTVVDHFGRSGPTDRHVTLDPTTGEFGFPPAVRLPDGSLRYYGAVPAKGAQLRIPRYRTGGGRAGNVARGAISVLRSSEPYISEVENREAAIGGVDGETIAEAKIRAPHQLQLQERAVTAADHEQIARQAAPAAARIRCLPAAAEQDPGAARLLVVPGAVADTGDRIRFEQLIPSEQLLATIASRLDERRLLGARIVVEPPFYQGITVVARLRSTGADTGRIDRDALDALYAHLNPLRGGADGTGWPFGRPVQVGEVFAVLQRVDGVGLVEEVRLFPADPITGRRGTPADRIDLPAHALVFSHQHQVVVVPHDGAEPR from the coding sequence ATGGCGATCCCCACGCCCAACCTCGACGACCGGCGCTTCCAGCAGCTCGTCGACGAGGCGAAGCGCTACGTGCAGCAGCGCGCCCCCGAGTGGACCGACCACAACGTCTCCGACCCGGGCGTCACGCTCATCGAGACCTTCGCGCACATGGTCGACCAGCTCGTCTACCGGCTCAACCGGGTGCCGGAGAAGAACTACCTCGCGTTCCTGGACCTGATGGGCGTGCGCCTGTTCCCGCCCACCGCCGCCCGCGGCGACGTGACCTTCTGGCTCTCCACCGCACAACCCGACACCGTGCTGCTGCCGCGCGGCACCGAGGTCGCCACCGCCCACTCCGAAGCCGACCGGGAAGTCGTGTTCGCCACCGAGCACGAGCTGCCGATCGTGCCCTGCGAACTGCGCACCCTCGTCACGATCTCCGCCACCGGCACCATCGAGGACCGCACCGCCGACCTCGCCGCCGCCGAGGACGTGCCCTGCTTCCAGACCGAACCCGCCGTCGGCGACGCCATGCTGTTCGGGCTCAGCGGCGCCGTGCCGCGCTGCGTCATCGCCGTCGAGCTCGACAGCCGGGTCGAAGGCATCGGCGTCGACCCGCGCCAGCCGCCGCTGGTGTGGGAGGCGTGGGACGGCACCCGCTGGGCCGAGTGCGAGGCTTTCGAGGACACCACCGGCGGGCTCAACAAGCCCGGTGAGGTGCTGCTGCAGATCGGGCCCGGGCACACGCCCTCCACCGTCGCCGGGGTGCGCGCCGGGTGGTTGCGCTGCCGCGTCACCGCGCCCGTGCCGGACCAGCCGTTCTACTCCGAATCACCCACCGTCCGCGTCGCCGAGGTCTCCACCGTCGGCGGCACCACCGGCGTCGAGCACGCCGAGGCGCACACCGACGTGCCCCTCGGCGAATCCGCCGGGGTCCCCGGGCAGCGGTTCACCGCGGACGTCGCGCCGGTGCTCACCGACGGCGACCCCGTCGTCGTCCAGGTCTCCACCGAGGACGGCTGGGAGGACTGGACCGTCGTCGACCACTTCGGCCGCTCCGGCCCCACCGACCGGCACGTCACCCTCGACCCCACCACCGGCGAGTTCGGCTTCCCTCCGGCCGTGCGGCTGCCCGACGGTTCGCTGCGGTACTACGGCGCCGTCCCGGCGAAGGGCGCCCAGCTGCGCATCCCCCGCTACCGCACCGGAGGCGGCCGGGCCGGCAACGTCGCGCGCGGCGCCATCTCCGTGCTGCGCAGCTCCGAGCCCTACATCTCCGAGGTGGAGAACCGGGAAGCCGCCATCGGCGGCGTCGACGGCGAGACCATCGCCGAGGCGAAGATCCGCGCCCCGCACCAGCTGCAACTGCAGGAACGGGCCGTCACCGCCGCCGACCACGAGCAGATCGCCCGCCAAGCCGCACCCGCCGCCGCCCGCATCCGCTGCCTGCCCGCCGCGGCCGAGCAGGACCCCGGCGCGGCCCGGCTGCTCGTCGTGCCAGGCGCCGTCGCCGACACCGGTGATCGCATCCGCTTCGAGCAGCTCATCCCCTCCGAGCAGCTGCTGGCGACCATCGCCTCGCGGCTCGACGAACGCAGGCTGCTGGGGGCGCGGATCGTGGTGGAACCGCCGTTCTACCAGGGCATCACCGTGGTGGCCCGGCTCCGCTCCACCGGCGCCGACACCGGCCGGATCGACCGCGACGCCCTCGACGCGCTGTACGCGCACCTGAACCCGTTGCGCGGCGGCGCCGACGGCACCGGCTGGCCGTTCGGCCGGCCCGTGCAGGTCGGCGAGGTCTTCGCCGTCCTGCAACGCGTCGACGGCGTCGGGCTCGTCGAGGAGGTGCGGTTGTTCCCCGCCGACCCGATCACCGGCAGGCGCGGCACCCCGGCCGACCGCATCGACCTGCCCGCGCACGCCCTCGTGTTCTCCCACCAGCACCAGGTCGTGGTCGTCCCGCACGACGGCGCGGAGCCCAGGTGA
- a CDS encoding GPW/gp25 family protein, producing the protein MSERFIGRGWGFPLRVTPTGGIGLVGREQEIEEAIRLVLGTAPGERPMRPEFGCGVHDYVFSPTDGATAGRIAHEVRSALQRWEPRIEVEDVVVALDPDEEGVLYIDVHYVLRSTNDRRNLVFPFYTIPDGGGSEAGGAA; encoded by the coding sequence GTGAGCGAGCGGTTCATCGGCCGCGGCTGGGGGTTCCCGCTTCGCGTCACCCCCACCGGCGGCATCGGGCTCGTCGGGCGCGAGCAGGAGATCGAGGAGGCCATCCGGCTCGTCCTGGGCACCGCACCCGGCGAACGCCCCATGCGGCCCGAGTTCGGCTGCGGCGTCCACGACTACGTCTTCTCCCCCACCGACGGCGCGACCGCCGGGCGCATCGCCCACGAGGTGCGGTCCGCGCTGCAGCGCTGGGAACCGCGCATCGAGGTCGAGGACGTCGTCGTCGCCCTGGACCCCGACGAGGAAGGCGTGCTCTACATCGACGTGCACTACGTGCTGCGGTCCACCAACGACCGCCGCAACCTCGTGTTCCCCTTCTACACCATCCCCGACGGCGGCGGCTCCGAGGCGGGAGGAGCGGCCTGA
- a CDS encoding PAAR domain-containing protein encodes MPPAARIGDATNHGGVVGAPPGPAAARVATVLIGGKPAAVTGSIVACPKGPDALLGPANVLVPSPPRGGVVLISGLPAAKMNDKSSCGSQVQIGAFNVLIGGPM; translated from the coding sequence ATGCCACCAGCCGCCCGGATCGGCGACGCCACCAACCACGGGGGCGTGGTCGGTGCTCCGCCGGGACCCGCCGCCGCCAGGGTCGCGACCGTGCTCATCGGCGGGAAACCGGCCGCGGTCACCGGCAGCATCGTCGCCTGCCCCAAGGGACCGGACGCGCTGCTCGGGCCCGCGAACGTCCTGGTGCCCAGCCCACCGCGCGGCGGCGTCGTGCTGATCAGCGGGTTGCCCGCCGCGAAGATGAACGACAAGAGCAGCTGCGGCTCCCAGGTCCAGATCGGCGCGTTCAACGTCCTGATCGGGGGCCCGATGTGA